One genomic segment of Vibrio sp. SCSIO 43136 includes these proteins:
- a CDS encoding DUF1425 domain-containing protein, whose protein sequence is MKKIWLAVMAAVILAGCASAPSTLSVDGASQRVLFNDNGLSSKIDIEQIDSEEVNDHVRGGLLLTSKISNDQTIEYRFYWYNDNGLEVSKPAPWKRKIIRGYETTSISEVSVNPNGTQYRVQIREAD, encoded by the coding sequence ATGAAGAAAATTTGGCTTGCAGTGATGGCTGCAGTAATTTTGGCAGGTTGTGCATCAGCACCTTCAACATTAAGTGTTGATGGCGCATCTCAACGTGTTCTATTCAACGACAATGGCTTGAGCAGCAAAATCGATATTGAACAAATCGATTCTGAAGAGGTCAATGACCATGTACGTGGTGGCCTATTGCTAACAAGTAAGATTTCTAATGACCAAACGATTGAATACCGTTTTTACTGGTACAACGACAATGGTTTAGAGGTATCTAAACCTGCACCATGGAAACGTAAAATCATTCGTGGTTACGAAACGACTTCTATCTCTGAAGTATCTGTGAATCCTAATGGTACACAGTACCGTGTACAAATTCGTGAAGCAGATTAA
- a CDS encoding peptidoglycan binding protein CsiV, producing MKKLIPILLFLVSFQSFAQRQFDIEVIIFKRSVNPEQTNESWPNTLPEIDMSKAIALRNGVAMERKGAKMLPTSSYELNSEYQALKRHAAFKPMMHVAWRQGDQGRFAAPVFHIQAGKDYSERFDAAGNMRGAEQSVEGLSDEIQEQTIHSPIYELDGKLQVYVQHYLFAELSLDLKAPSVREVSFAEPSLEISEEQTDADVQVGNLTEVTPTLEVEEFLKSYRMEQKRRMRSTETHYLDHPLMGMIIQVRRVPQA from the coding sequence ATGAAAAAGTTGATCCCTATTTTACTGTTTTTGGTTTCTTTCCAATCTTTTGCACAAAGACAGTTTGATATAGAGGTTATTATTTTTAAACGCTCAGTGAACCCTGAGCAAACCAATGAATCTTGGCCAAACACTCTGCCAGAGATCGATATGAGCAAAGCCATTGCCCTACGCAATGGTGTAGCAATGGAAAGGAAAGGGGCCAAGATGCTGCCTACCTCTTCTTACGAGCTCAACAGCGAGTATCAGGCACTTAAACGTCATGCGGCTTTCAAACCTATGATGCACGTCGCTTGGCGACAAGGCGATCAAGGCCGCTTCGCAGCGCCTGTATTCCACATTCAAGCTGGCAAAGATTACTCTGAGCGTTTTGATGCAGCAGGCAACATGCGTGGCGCAGAGCAAAGCGTGGAAGGCTTAAGCGATGAAATCCAAGAGCAAACCATTCACTCACCGATTTATGAGCTCGATGGCAAGCTTCAGGTCTATGTGCAGCACTATCTGTTTGCTGAGCTTAGCCTAGATCTTAAAGCGCCAAGTGTTCGCGAAGTGAGTTTTGCTGAGCCATCATTAGAAATCTCGGAAGAGCAAACTGATGCAGATGTACAAGTAGGTAATCTCACAGAAGTTACGCCAACACTGGAAGTGGAAGAGTTTCTCAAGAGCTACCGCATGGAACAAAAACGCCGCATGCGCAGTACCGAAACCCACTACTTAGATCACCCTCTGATGGGAATGATCATTCAAGTACGTCGTGTCCCTCAAGCGTAA
- a CDS encoding GNAT family protein: MHSPHTTQLHTHRLTLRLIETCDCEALSKLIVRSKSLHQWLDWADPSFTAEDAEDFILSNRINWLKGQAFGFGVFLQDSDELIGMVAITEYSRTFNLGTLGYWVGDEYQGRGLVKEALHALIEHSFSSLKITRLEIICDPSNHISQKVASGVGACFETKARNRFIYAGEARDGLVYSLVPSREE, from the coding sequence ATGCATAGCCCACATACCACTCAACTCCATACTCACCGCCTCACACTTAGGCTAATAGAAACCTGTGATTGTGAGGCTTTATCCAAACTCATTGTAAGGTCCAAATCGCTGCATCAATGGTTAGATTGGGCTGACCCTAGTTTTACTGCCGAAGACGCTGAAGACTTTATCCTCTCTAATCGCATCAACTGGTTAAAGGGTCAGGCGTTTGGCTTTGGGGTATTTCTGCAAGACAGTGATGAGCTGATAGGTATGGTGGCAATCACCGAATATTCTCGCACTTTTAACTTGGGAACACTCGGATATTGGGTGGGTGATGAATATCAAGGTCGTGGGTTGGTAAAAGAGGCTCTTCACGCATTAATTGAGCATAGTTTTTCGAGCTTAAAGATCACTCGACTCGAGATCATCTGCGATCCTAGCAATCACATCAGCCAAAAAGTTGCCTCTGGTGTTGGCGCTTGCTTTGAGACCAAAGCGAGAAATCGATTTATCTATGCAGGAGAAGCCAGAGATGGGCTGGTTTACTCCTTGGTCCCCAGTAGAGAAGAATAA
- a CDS encoding NAD(P)/FAD-dependent oxidoreductase — protein MTRIIVVGGGAGGLELATKLGRTLGRKNKANITLVDRKASHLWKPLLHEVATGSLDEGVDALSYRAHAKNHGFDFQMGSLVDIDRERKTIQLGELRDEHDELLMPQRELEYDILVMAIGSTSNDFNTPGVRDNCIFLDSPEQAHRFRTEMNNQFLKLHAKNGQGTVDIAIVGAGATGVELSAELHNAIKELQTYGFGDLDSSKLNVNLVEAGERILPALPVRISSAAHSELTKLGVNVRTATMVTKAESDGLTTKDGEKIPAQIMVWAAGIKAPDFIKDIAGLETNRINQLVVKDTLQTTRDDDIFVIGDLAQCTQADGSFVPPRAQAAHQMSTQAFKNIMAKLNGRELKPYVYNDHGSLVSLSRFSTVGSLMGNLTKGSMMVEGRIARVVYISLYRMHQMALHGMLKTGLMMLVGRINRVLRPNLKLH, from the coding sequence GTGACGCGTATTATTGTCGTAGGTGGTGGTGCTGGTGGTCTAGAGCTAGCAACTAAATTAGGTCGTACACTGGGCCGAAAAAACAAAGCTAACATCACTTTGGTCGACCGCAAGGCAAGCCATTTGTGGAAACCTTTGCTACACGAAGTAGCAACAGGCTCATTAGATGAAGGTGTCGACGCACTGAGCTATCGTGCACACGCAAAAAATCATGGCTTTGATTTCCAGATGGGCAGCTTGGTGGATATCGACCGTGAACGCAAAACGATTCAGCTGGGTGAGCTTCGTGATGAGCACGATGAACTGTTGATGCCTCAACGTGAGCTGGAATACGATATTCTGGTGATGGCAATTGGCTCAACTTCCAATGACTTTAACACCCCAGGTGTTCGTGATAACTGTATCTTCCTAGATAGCCCGGAGCAGGCGCACCGTTTCCGTACCGAAATGAACAACCAGTTCTTAAAGCTGCATGCTAAGAATGGTCAAGGTACTGTTGATATCGCTATTGTTGGTGCAGGTGCAACGGGTGTTGAACTTTCCGCTGAGTTGCATAACGCTATCAAAGAGCTGCAAACCTATGGTTTTGGTGACCTAGACTCATCTAAGCTGAATGTAAACTTGGTCGAGGCGGGTGAACGAATTCTTCCTGCGTTACCAGTACGCATCTCATCGGCGGCGCACAGTGAGCTCACTAAACTGGGTGTGAATGTACGCACCGCAACCATGGTGACCAAAGCGGAATCTGATGGTTTGACCACCAAAGATGGCGAGAAGATCCCAGCACAAATCATGGTCTGGGCTGCGGGTATCAAGGCTCCAGATTTCATTAAGGACATTGCAGGTCTTGAGACTAACCGCATTAACCAGTTGGTGGTTAAAGATACCCTTCAAACGACTCGTGATGACGATATCTTTGTTATTGGTGATTTGGCGCAATGTACGCAAGCGGATGGCAGCTTCGTGCCACCACGAGCTCAGGCTGCGCATCAGATGTCGACGCAAGCGTTCAAAAACATCATGGCGAAACTTAACGGCCGTGAGCTAAAACCTTACGTATACAACGACCACGGTTCATTGGTATCGCTTAGCCGCTTCTCAACCGTCGGTAGCTTGATGGGCAACCTGACCAAGGGTTCGATGATGGTTGAAGGTCGCATTGCACGTGTGGTTTACATCTCTTTGTACCGCATGCACCAAATGGCGCTGCATGGCATGCTGAAAACTGGCTTGATGATGCTAGTAGGCCGTATCAACCGAGTATTGAGACCAAACCTTAAGCTTCATTAA
- the ycfP gene encoding alpha/beta hydrolase YcfP translates to MIIYLHGFDSTSPGNHEKILQLQFIDDDVRFINYSTLHPKHDMQHLLKEVHKVIEQSDDEHPIICGVGLGGFWSERIGFLCGIKQVIFNPNLHPENNMEGRIDRPEEYLDIATKCVDKFREKNKNNCLVIMSKHNAVHNNLENAKELEPFYDIIWDEKEPHKFKKISQHLQAIKAFKEA, encoded by the coding sequence ATGATTATTTACTTGCACGGCTTTGACTCAACAAGCCCTGGTAACCATGAAAAGATACTGCAGCTACAATTCATCGATGATGATGTACGCTTTATTAACTACAGTACTTTGCATCCTAAGCATGACATGCAACACCTGTTGAAAGAGGTGCATAAAGTTATTGAGCAGTCAGATGATGAGCACCCGATCATCTGTGGTGTTGGCCTTGGCGGATTTTGGTCAGAGCGTATTGGTTTCTTGTGCGGCATTAAGCAAGTTATTTTTAACCCGAACCTACACCCTGAAAACAACATGGAAGGCCGAATCGACCGACCAGAAGAATATCTTGATATTGCGACTAAGTGTGTTGATAAATTCCGTGAGAAGAACAAGAACAATTGCCTAGTCATTATGTCTAAACACAATGCGGTGCATAACAATCTTGAAAATGCTAAAGAGCTCGAACCTTTCTACGACATAATTTGGGATGAGAAAGAGCCTCATAAATTCAAGAAGATTTCTCAGCACCTTCAAGCGATCAAAGCCTTCAAAGAGGCATAA
- a CDS encoding phosphotransferase → MAKMGWNEAKTLDETLVELDSYFLHPPVAVRLLAGGLSNRCWKLTDNKGRHYVWRPVTSTSVAFGVDRAHEYTLLQALSRYEHIPNAVAHFKSGLLVEWIEGSTPESIHPLSLMTLLASVHRVKIDNKPIQKFNFTERVDFYWLKLDKSGLDDLVLKLYQRLRLPPADAEPVKTLCHFDIGCHNLIKNRVGYALIDWEYAAIADPRADIAISCDMANLDVKQQVKLYCDIRGIEAVERWQEITEQWLPRVQMMAMLWYYLGYQLWEESSYLEEAQRICRALGKALDR, encoded by the coding sequence ATGGCGAAAATGGGTTGGAATGAAGCCAAAACTTTGGATGAGACTCTGGTTGAGCTCGATAGTTATTTTCTTCATCCTCCTGTTGCCGTCCGGCTTCTTGCTGGTGGATTGAGTAATCGTTGTTGGAAGCTGACCGACAACAAAGGTCGTCACTATGTGTGGCGACCTGTGACTTCTACCTCAGTGGCATTTGGTGTTGACCGTGCCCATGAGTATACCCTTCTGCAAGCGCTATCGCGCTACGAACACATTCCTAATGCGGTTGCGCATTTCAAATCTGGGCTTTTGGTTGAATGGATTGAAGGCAGTACGCCTGAATCAATTCACCCTTTGTCTCTCATGACACTGCTCGCTAGCGTGCATCGAGTCAAAATCGACAATAAGCCGATCCAGAAGTTTAACTTTACCGAGCGCGTCGATTTTTATTGGCTGAAGTTAGATAAGAGTGGGTTAGATGATTTAGTGCTTAAACTGTACCAGCGGCTCCGACTGCCGCCTGCTGATGCCGAACCGGTGAAAACCCTGTGCCATTTTGATATTGGCTGTCATAACTTAATTAAAAACCGAGTGGGTTATGCGCTTATTGACTGGGAATACGCCGCAATTGCTGACCCTAGAGCCGATATAGCGATCAGTTGTGATATGGCGAACCTAGATGTCAAACAGCAGGTGAAGCTCTATTGCGATATTCGAGGTATTGAAGCCGTTGAACGTTGGCAAGAGATCACCGAGCAGTGGCTGCCTAGAGTCCAGATGATGGCGATGCTGTGGTATTACTTAGGCTACCAGCTATGGGAGGAGTCAAGCTACCTTGAGGAAGCCCAACGAATTTGCCGAGCCTTAGGAAAAGCCCTCGACAGGTGA
- a CDS encoding porin gives MKKSLLAVVIPSLMAANAAVAAEIYKSEEGSAEFYGQLRAQLHKNDGEELKYANGSSRMGVKGEYVLVEGINVFGKVEYGVKAAKDLDNRLHYMGVSGDFGKVTVGRQWVVSDETWGADYSYWFGGSGLRHATLSGARHDALIKYNYDSDAFWLAANYGMDNDGANQELAEVYAGTSFGDLSVHFGGGRNTSNGHEIGEYEAAIDPGASADITETKKATADLRNTYFEGTAEYSIGDATVGFTYYNAKLERLDKEGQIDENAFSLAGMYSLNDKATIYSGYEYVKQESGDEDGNGKNFYLGTVYKFNSWSRVFVEYQFADGQTTGFKNSNADVTVTPTVVDKASNFVVGARVYF, from the coding sequence ATGAAAAAGTCACTATTAGCAGTAGTAATCCCATCTCTAATGGCTGCAAACGCAGCAGTCGCAGCTGAAATCTATAAGTCGGAAGAAGGATCTGCCGAGTTTTATGGTCAGCTTCGTGCACAACTACACAAAAACGACGGTGAAGAACTAAAGTATGCAAACGGTTCTTCTCGTATGGGTGTAAAAGGCGAGTACGTTCTTGTTGAAGGCATCAACGTATTCGGTAAGGTTGAATACGGTGTGAAAGCCGCTAAAGACCTAGATAACCGCCTACACTACATGGGTGTAAGTGGTGATTTCGGTAAAGTAACAGTCGGTCGCCAATGGGTAGTTTCTGATGAAACTTGGGGCGCTGATTACTCATACTGGTTCGGTGGTTCTGGTCTACGTCACGCAACTCTTTCTGGCGCACGTCACGATGCTCTTATCAAGTACAACTACGATAGCGATGCATTCTGGCTAGCAGCTAACTACGGTATGGACAACGACGGTGCTAACCAAGAGCTAGCAGAAGTTTACGCTGGTACTTCTTTTGGTGACCTAAGCGTTCACTTTGGTGGTGGTCGTAACACTTCTAATGGCCATGAAATTGGTGAATATGAAGCTGCGATTGATCCAGGTGCAAGTGCAGATATCACTGAGACTAAAAAAGCTACAGCAGATCTTCGCAACACATACTTTGAAGGTACAGCTGAATACTCTATCGGTGATGCAACCGTTGGCTTTACTTACTACAATGCAAAACTTGAGCGTCTAGATAAAGAAGGTCAAATTGATGAGAATGCATTCTCTCTAGCAGGTATGTATTCACTTAACGACAAAGCGACAATCTACTCTGGTTACGAGTACGTTAAGCAAGAGTCTGGTGATGAAGATGGTAACGGTAAAAACTTCTACCTAGGTACGGTTTACAAGTTCAACTCTTGGTCTCGCGTATTTGTTGAATACCAATTCGCAGACGGTCAAACAACTGGTTTCAAGAACAGCAATGCTGACGTAACTGTTACTCCAACAGTGGTAGATAAAGCAAGCAACTTTGTTGTAGGTGCGCGCGTATACTTCTAA
- a CDS encoding DUF1887 family protein, translated as MAVHVGIIDQDPVRLITPLFDQRTVSSHIVFIGDESQQDMYQRLSSVLGKRDITSEFYEIPSVVNTSAIKASVQQLAEDLKQRGQEVKLNASCGLRHRLLSVYEVFRTYHWPIFVVEPFSDKLCWLYPSGGPETHVQDNIQIEEYLTIFGARAEFTDIEIPENLDRKLHELGQRWASNALELGPGLATLNYLATTCRKEQKLDVALTEKQQGYKELDMLIQDLVKTELASYNSGILTFASEDARRFSNGEWLETLVHSTVKQIQDEMPTIQDRSLNVQVYRQLGEREVRNELDVATVVNNKLHIIECKTKGMRDDGDDTLYKLESLRDLLGGIQARAMLVSFRPLRHNDITRAEDLGLALIGPDELKNLKHYLKAWFQEAGGYDELA; from the coding sequence ATGGCCGTACACGTAGGTATTATCGATCAAGACCCAGTTCGACTGATCACCCCCCTGTTTGACCAGCGCACAGTGAGTAGTCACATCGTATTCATCGGTGACGAAAGCCAACAAGATATGTATCAGCGCTTGTCATCCGTTTTGGGCAAACGTGACATAACATCCGAGTTCTATGAAATCCCCTCTGTGGTAAATACTTCCGCTATTAAGGCATCAGTTCAACAACTGGCGGAAGATTTAAAACAGCGTGGCCAAGAAGTGAAGCTAAATGCGAGCTGTGGCCTAAGACACCGACTACTGTCTGTTTATGAAGTATTTCGTACTTACCATTGGCCGATCTTTGTGGTCGAGCCATTTAGTGACAAGCTATGCTGGCTATACCCAAGCGGTGGTCCTGAGACCCACGTACAAGACAATATCCAAATCGAAGAGTATCTGACCATCTTTGGCGCACGTGCTGAATTTACTGATATCGAAATCCCTGAAAATCTCGACCGTAAACTGCACGAACTAGGCCAGCGCTGGGCAAGCAATGCGTTAGAGCTTGGGCCAGGCCTCGCAACTCTGAACTACCTAGCAACAACATGCCGAAAAGAGCAAAAGCTAGATGTGGCACTGACAGAGAAGCAGCAAGGCTATAAAGAGCTGGATATGCTCATTCAAGATTTGGTCAAGACTGAACTTGCGAGTTACAACAGCGGCATTTTAACCTTTGCTAGCGAAGACGCTCGACGTTTTTCTAATGGAGAGTGGTTAGAAACTCTAGTACATAGTACGGTCAAACAGATCCAAGACGAGATGCCAACCATTCAAGACCGCTCTCTTAACGTTCAAGTATATCGTCAACTTGGCGAGCGCGAAGTGCGTAATGAACTTGATGTAGCGACAGTTGTGAACAACAAGCTACACATCATCGAGTGTAAAACCAAAGGCATGAGAGATGATGGTGACGATACCCTTTACAAGCTCGAATCGTTACGTGACTTACTCGGCGGTATTCAGGCCCGTGCGATGTTAGTAAGCTTCCGCCCACTACGTCACAACGACATTACCCGTGCGGAAGACTTAGGATTGGCATTAATTGGCCCCGACGAGCTAAAAAACCTCAAACACTACCTAAAAGCCTGGTTCCAAGAAGCCGGCGGCTACGACGAACTAGCCTAA
- the hinT gene encoding purine nucleoside phosphoramidase, producing the protein MAEETIFTKIINKEIPADIVFQDELVTAFRDINPRAPKHILIIPNKLIPTVNDIEADDEAMMGRMFTVARKLAKEEGIAEDGYRLIVNCNAHGGQEVYHIHMHLVGGQPLGPMLVS; encoded by the coding sequence ATGGCTGAAGAAACTATTTTTACTAAGATTATCAATAAAGAAATTCCAGCAGATATCGTGTTTCAAGATGAGCTAGTCACGGCATTTCGTGACATCAATCCACGAGCTCCTAAACATATCCTGATTATTCCTAATAAGTTGATCCCAACAGTGAACGACATTGAAGCTGACGATGAAGCTATGATGGGGCGCATGTTCACTGTGGCGCGTAAGCTTGCTAAAGAAGAAGGCATCGCTGAAGACGGTTATCGTTTGATCGTTAACTGTAACGCTCACGGTGGCCAAGAGGTTTATCATATTCACATGCATTTGGTTGGTGGTCAGCCACTGGGCCCAATGCTAGTTAGCTAG
- the lpoB gene encoding penicillin-binding protein activator LpoB, whose protein sequence is MKKSVIALMGLAVVLGGCSNQVSYGDAQAVETTTIDFGSTDLQTIAGQMVDSMMVSGSVAAITRDSRPIVFVESIKNKTSEHIDTESITDTVSTKMLNSGKFRFVDMDRVEAVRDQLNFQNNDELVNQSSAIQFGKMVGAQYMLYGNLASIVKSDGSDQDVYYKMTMRLMDLETGLIEWADETEIRKQKSKSFLGL, encoded by the coding sequence ATGAAAAAAAGTGTTATTGCCCTGATGGGTCTTGCGGTGGTTCTAGGCGGTTGTTCTAACCAAGTATCTTACGGTGATGCGCAAGCGGTAGAAACAACAACTATCGATTTTGGTTCAACTGATCTACAAACCATTGCTGGTCAAATGGTAGATAGCATGATGGTGTCAGGTTCGGTAGCGGCTATAACGCGTGACAGTCGTCCAATCGTATTTGTCGAAAGCATCAAAAACAAGACCAGTGAGCACATCGATACTGAGTCAATTACAGATACTGTAAGTACTAAGATGCTGAACTCTGGCAAGTTCCGTTTTGTTGATATGGACCGTGTAGAAGCGGTACGTGATCAATTGAACTTCCAAAACAATGATGAGCTAGTGAACCAAAGCAGCGCAATTCAATTTGGTAAGATGGTTGGTGCGCAATACATGCTATACGGCAACCTAGCGAGCATCGTTAAGAGCGACGGTAGCGATCAAGACGTTTACTACAAAATGACCATGCGTCTAATGGATCTTGAAACTGGCCTTATCGAATGGGCTGATGAGACCGAAATTCGCAAGCAAAAATCTAAGAGCTTCTTAGGTCTGTAA
- a CDS encoding methyl-accepting chemotaxis protein → MQGSVIRRMYAGFTLIVVLFVATIVIMLGGMDKIHSNFETVSERSLPLVSLSNQTSVRLLSADKSFKDFLTTQNQERMASSRESFIAAQDAFKQTLASLEQVAANTPSIAPRVQELKALEEQYFTEAVEAMNNYQAMFVAQEQVQQSTRRFQKLQTELNVGMKEYVDDQNKISVKLMAKSYFIKLKDAEVVTSDALASSDATFVKEAVLKNKKAVTHLNYAYRGLAAQLPSLKNAFDEPVEQFSQDIGKPGGVLDQHYAYLNAKDALYNNIATLATQIDQAMALLDTFNQTAESQLQGSLTEASAVYDEGQLQAIAIGIVVSLIAIGIGWHIAHSVREPMTRIMSALESLTKNDMTARIEIRRNNEFSQVGRHINTLADSLHEILQELNEAAEDLTSVSTSNRQTSVEAQEQLNSQRNQTANVATAMTEMEQSVSEVAQSAQSSTDMVRQVEAASESGRQVMSANITTINQLETRLTESVTAVGDLQRMSAEIGSILDVIRNIAEQTNLLALNAAIEAARAGEQGRGFAVVADEVRVLAMKTTQSTSEIESMISNLQSSSKVAGNVIESCMNDMEESVSQASKANSAMEEIQALILEISQMSTHITQAADEQRVTTSDIARTLEEINHIANRSYSAMEQIASVSEDLTQLSSTQSDIVHRFKL, encoded by the coding sequence ATGCAAGGATCAGTGATCCGACGGATGTATGCCGGATTCACACTCATCGTAGTGTTGTTTGTCGCGACAATCGTCATCATGCTAGGAGGCATGGATAAAATCCATTCGAACTTTGAAACAGTTTCTGAACGCTCATTACCTTTGGTTTCTTTATCAAACCAAACCAGTGTGCGTCTACTTTCTGCTGACAAGTCTTTCAAAGACTTCCTCACCACACAAAACCAAGAGCGCATGGCTAGCTCCCGTGAGAGCTTTATTGCAGCGCAAGATGCTTTTAAACAAACCCTTGCCTCTTTAGAGCAAGTGGCGGCGAATACTCCATCTATCGCTCCGCGTGTTCAAGAGCTTAAAGCACTTGAAGAGCAATACTTCACCGAAGCGGTTGAAGCGATGAACAACTACCAAGCGATGTTTGTTGCTCAAGAGCAAGTTCAGCAGTCAACACGCCGCTTCCAAAAACTGCAAACCGAACTGAACGTTGGCATGAAAGAGTATGTTGATGATCAGAATAAGATCTCGGTTAAGTTGATGGCAAAAAGCTACTTTATAAAGCTCAAAGATGCTGAAGTCGTGACTTCTGACGCCCTTGCTAGCAGCGATGCAACCTTTGTAAAGGAAGCGGTACTAAAAAACAAAAAAGCGGTTACCCACTTAAACTACGCTTACCGCGGCTTAGCGGCTCAGTTGCCAAGTTTAAAAAATGCTTTTGATGAACCAGTTGAGCAGTTCAGTCAAGATATCGGTAAGCCAGGTGGCGTACTGGATCAACACTACGCATACTTGAATGCTAAAGATGCGCTGTACAACAACATCGCAACGCTAGCGACGCAAATCGATCAGGCTATGGCACTGCTGGATACTTTCAACCAAACGGCAGAGTCACAACTACAAGGGTCACTAACCGAAGCAAGTGCGGTTTACGATGAAGGTCAACTTCAAGCGATCGCTATCGGTATAGTGGTATCTTTGATTGCTATTGGTATCGGTTGGCACATTGCTCATAGTGTTCGTGAGCCGATGACTCGCATCATGAGTGCTCTAGAGAGTCTTACCAAGAATGACATGACAGCACGCATCGAAATTCGCCGAAACAACGAATTTAGCCAAGTCGGTCGACATATCAATACACTGGCCGATAGTCTGCACGAAATCTTGCAAGAGCTTAATGAAGCGGCAGAAGATCTAACCTCAGTATCAACATCAAACCGTCAAACGTCGGTAGAAGCCCAAGAGCAACTCAATAGCCAACGTAATCAAACGGCGAATGTCGCTACGGCTATGACCGAAATGGAGCAATCAGTGAGTGAAGTGGCGCAAAGCGCTCAAAGTTCAACCGATATGGTCCGCCAAGTCGAGGCAGCCTCAGAGTCTGGTCGCCAAGTGATGAGCGCTAACATCACCACGATTAACCAGCTTGAAACTCGCCTGACTGAATCAGTCACGGCAGTCGGTGATCTTCAACGCATGAGTGCTGAAATCGGCTCTATTCTTGATGTAATCCGTAACATTGCTGAACAAACCAACCTACTAGCACTTAACGCTGCTATTGAAGCGGCCCGTGCGGGTGAGCAAGGCCGAGGCTTTGCGGTGGTTGCAGATGAAGTTCGCGTGTTGGCAATGAAGACTACTCAATCAACTTCTGAAATTGAAAGTATGATCAGTAATCTTCAATCCAGCTCTAAGGTTGCAGGCAATGTGATTGAAAGCTGTATGAACGATATGGAAGAGTCTGTCTCTCAAGCTTCTAAAGCCAACAGTGCAATGGAAGAGATCCAAGCCCTTATTCTAGAGATCAGCCAAATGAGTACCCACATTACTCAGGCAGCTGATGAGCAGCGTGTGACCACTTCTGACATCGCACGCACCTTGGAAGAGATTAATCACATCGCCAACCGCAGTTACAGCGCGATGGAACAGATTGCGTCTGTAAGTGAAGACCTCACTCAACTTTCAAGCACTCAAAGCGACATCGTTCACCGTTTTAAACTATAA